A genome region from Flavobacterium sp. CFS9 includes the following:
- a CDS encoding universal stress protein gives MKKILFPTDFSEAATNAFVHALEFAKIVNAELVLLHTFEIPVYDSQFFPENYASIYSSIELAKFEMFKDEIPKLRTIAAERKLDHIVIKHRLMDGDLIFNLKNAVEEDHIDFVIMGTSGVSDWTKFFLGSNTSSVISEVKVPVLCIPADAKFKKIKTIGFTTRYREKDKAELRKVLEIAKKTNAKVKSLYVRASNTDVSDATIKEWDKEFAHENVEFLVLPSDEVKETILDFVLYKDVDVLTVITHKKTFFESIFESSFSKKITKEVSIPVLVMHET, from the coding sequence ATGAAAAAGATATTATTTCCCACAGATTTTTCAGAAGCGGCGACAAATGCTTTTGTCCATGCCTTAGAATTTGCCAAAATTGTAAACGCCGAATTAGTTTTGTTACACACTTTTGAGATTCCGGTTTACGATAGTCAGTTTTTCCCTGAAAATTATGCTTCCATTTACAGCTCAATCGAACTGGCAAAGTTTGAAATGTTTAAAGATGAGATTCCGAAGCTTAGAACTATTGCTGCAGAACGAAAATTAGATCATATTGTGATTAAACATCGTCTAATGGATGGTGATTTGATTTTTAATCTGAAAAATGCAGTAGAAGAGGATCATATCGATTTTGTGATAATGGGAACTTCAGGTGTTTCAGACTGGACAAAATTCTTTCTGGGGTCAAATACAAGTTCTGTAATTTCAGAAGTTAAAGTACCCGTTTTGTGTATCCCTGCAGATGCAAAATTCAAAAAAATAAAAACAATTGGTTTTACAACCCGCTACCGTGAGAAAGACAAGGCTGAGCTTCGAAAAGTTTTGGAAATAGCAAAAAAAACAAATGCTAAAGTAAAAAGTTTATACGTTAGAGCATCAAATACAGATGTTTCTGATGCCACAATTAAAGAATGGGATAAAGAATTTGCTCATGAAAATGTAGAGTTCCTGGTACTGCCAAGCGATGAAGTAAAAGAGACGATACTTGATTTTGTCCTCTATAAAGATGTGGACGTTCTGACGGTTATTACACATAAAAAAACTTTTTTTGAAAGTATTTTCGAATCCAGTTTCAGTAAAAAAATAACCAAGGAAGTTTCGATACCGGTTTTGGTTATGCATGAAACCTAA
- the mnmE gene encoding tRNA uridine-5-carboxymethylaminomethyl(34) synthesis GTPase MnmE: MINQDSIVALATPSGAGAIAIIRISGSDAITIGNSVFKSIKNKDLTLQKTHTLHLGHIVDDSKTLDEVLVSVFKGPNSYTGENTIEISCHGSTYIQQQIIQLLLRKGCRMADAGEFTLRAFLNGKLDLSQAEAVADLISSDNEASHQIAMQQMRGGFSNEIAKLREELLNFASLIELELDFAEEDVEFADRTQFHDLLNRIEFVLKRLIDSFAVGNVIKNGIPVAIVGEPNVGKSTLLNALLNEERAIVSDIAGTTRDTIEDELVIGGIGFRFIDTAGIRETKDVVESIGIKKTFEKIDQAQLVVFLFDGFRFQVSGSDYIVEIEKVKNKYPLKPILVVVNKVDLLSENEIENINQKLETLNLKLLKISAKENIGVEELKNQLLSYVNTGALRNNETIVTNTRHYDSLLKALDEIQKVKFGLETNLSSDLIALDIREALYQFGLITGQVSNDELLGNIFANFCIGK; encoded by the coding sequence ATGATAAATCAAGACTCTATAGTTGCATTGGCTACCCCATCCGGGGCTGGAGCTATTGCGATCATTCGTATTTCAGGTTCCGATGCTATTACCATTGGGAATTCGGTTTTTAAATCCATCAAAAACAAAGACTTAACACTACAGAAAACCCATACTTTGCATCTAGGTCATATTGTGGATGATTCTAAAACACTTGACGAAGTATTAGTTTCCGTTTTTAAAGGACCGAACTCTTATACAGGAGAAAATACGATCGAAATTTCATGTCATGGCTCGACTTATATTCAACAGCAAATTATTCAATTATTGCTCAGAAAAGGATGCCGAATGGCCGATGCAGGAGAATTTACCCTTAGAGCTTTTCTAAATGGAAAACTTGATTTATCGCAGGCAGAAGCGGTTGCTGACTTGATTTCATCAGATAATGAAGCGTCACATCAAATCGCTATGCAGCAAATGCGCGGTGGTTTTAGCAATGAAATTGCCAAACTTCGTGAAGAGTTACTAAACTTTGCTTCTTTAATCGAATTAGAGCTGGATTTTGCTGAAGAGGATGTAGAATTTGCCGACCGAACGCAGTTTCATGATTTACTGAATAGAATTGAATTTGTTCTAAAACGTCTTATTGACTCGTTTGCCGTTGGTAACGTTATTAAAAACGGAATTCCGGTGGCTATCGTAGGCGAACCCAATGTGGGTAAATCTACTTTACTAAATGCCTTATTGAACGAAGAGCGCGCTATTGTTTCTGACATTGCGGGGACAACACGCGACACGATCGAAGATGAACTAGTGATTGGCGGAATTGGTTTCAGATTTATTGATACAGCAGGAATCCGCGAAACTAAAGATGTAGTCGAAAGCATCGGAATCAAAAAAACATTTGAAAAAATTGACCAGGCTCAGCTTGTGGTCTTTTTATTTGATGGTTTCAGGTTTCAGGTTTCAGGTTCTGACTATATTGTAGAAATCGAAAAAGTAAAAAACAAATACCCTCTTAAGCCTATATTAGTTGTCGTCAATAAGGTTGATTTATTGAGTGAAAATGAAATTGAGAACATTAATCAAAAACTTGAAACTTTAAACTTAAAACTTCTAAAAATTTCGGCTAAAGAAAATATTGGAGTGGAAGAATTAAAGAACCAACTGCTTTCTTATGTCAATACCGGAGCACTTCGTAATAATGAAACTATTGTAACCAATACAAGACATTACGATTCTCTACTTAAAGCACTGGATGAAATTCAGAAAGTAAAATTTGGTCTTGAAACGAATCTTTCAAGCGACCTTATTGCACTTGATATTCGCGAAGCTTTATACCAATTTGGCCTTATTACCGGTCAGGTTTCTAATGATGAATTACTAGGGAATATTTTTGCTAATTTCTGTATTGGAAAATAG
- a CDS encoding helix-turn-helix domain-containing protein: MSSKIEITRICECCKNEFTARTTKTLYCSLKCSSRAYKSRTRQSKIDQSNKETEKAKNPNLEVIKTKDYIDVKMASNLLGISRRTIYRLIERGELDIAKFGTRTVLRRCDLDAFFSIPLEESMLRPVQEFPGLENCYTITQIQQKFGISPGALYMLIQRRGITKYSVGKFNYVAKRDINIIFNAREDEKD, encoded by the coding sequence ATGAGTTCAAAAATCGAGATTACCAGAATCTGCGAATGCTGTAAAAATGAGTTCACAGCGCGCACAACAAAAACACTTTACTGCTCTCTAAAATGTAGCTCCAGGGCTTATAAATCAAGGACTAGACAATCTAAAATTGATCAGAGCAACAAGGAGACAGAAAAGGCTAAAAATCCAAATTTGGAGGTCATAAAGACCAAAGATTATATCGATGTTAAAATGGCCAGTAATTTGCTCGGTATAAGCAGAAGGACCATATACAGGCTCATCGAGCGTGGCGAGCTTGATATTGCTAAGTTCGGAACCCGAACCGTTCTGCGAAGATGTGATCTGGATGCCTTTTTCTCTATTCCTTTAGAGGAATCAATGCTTCGGCCTGTTCAGGAATTTCCTGGATTAGAAAATTGCTATACCATAACACAGATTCAGCAAAAATTTGGAATCTCACCAGGAGCACTGTACATGCTTATACAGCGCCGAGGAATAACAAAATATTCAGTAGGGAAATTTAATTACGTTGCTAAACGCGACATTAATATAATATTTAATGCAAGGGAAGATGAAAAAGATTAA
- a CDS encoding tyrosine-type recombinase/integrase, producing the protein MKKINVQLREKSISNGKISLYLDYYPPILNTETGQLTRREFLKLYLFAKPSNQFQKRSNIESLHIAEQIKIRKLTELRKDEIYSVFELEQLEIQKIGQGSFLEYFKNLSEKKIGKNYQIWTTAIAHFENFLNGHDILFKDVTVTLMEDYKEYLLRAKSRRESDKTLAQNTALSYHNKLKTTLKRAYREGKLRTDINAGIDSIKEKESQRNFLTMSEAKKLFQTPCSSDIVRNIAMFSTLTGLRYSDIAKLNWSELQFIENDGHYIRFKQKKTEGLQTIPISDEAFYILGKTGGENKDERVFKNLKKWEVDRVLPIWIADAGINKHITFHCFRHTYATLQVSSGTDIFTVSKMLGHKSVKTTQIYTKIIDEKKREAAERITLK; encoded by the coding sequence ATGAAAAAGATTAATGTACAACTAAGAGAGAAGTCAATATCAAATGGAAAGATATCTCTTTATCTGGATTATTATCCGCCAATTCTAAACACAGAAACCGGCCAACTTACAAGAAGGGAATTTCTTAAACTGTATCTATTTGCCAAACCTTCTAATCAATTTCAAAAACGTTCTAACATTGAAAGCCTTCATATAGCAGAGCAAATTAAAATCCGCAAACTGACTGAACTTCGTAAAGATGAGATATACTCAGTCTTCGAACTGGAGCAGTTGGAAATACAAAAAATAGGACAAGGCTCGTTCTTAGAATATTTTAAAAATCTAAGTGAAAAAAAAATAGGCAAAAATTATCAAATATGGACTACTGCCATTGCCCATTTTGAGAATTTTTTAAATGGACATGATATTCTATTTAAAGATGTCACGGTTACTTTAATGGAAGACTATAAAGAATATTTACTGCGGGCAAAAAGCAGAAGAGAAAGCGATAAAACATTAGCGCAAAATACGGCGCTATCCTATCACAATAAACTTAAAACCACATTAAAAAGGGCCTACAGAGAAGGTAAACTCAGGACTGATATTAATGCAGGAATTGATTCCATAAAAGAAAAAGAATCCCAACGAAATTTTTTAACGATGAGCGAAGCTAAAAAATTATTTCAAACACCATGTTCAAGTGATATTGTACGCAATATCGCAATGTTTTCTACTCTGACAGGACTTAGATACTCGGACATTGCGAAATTAAACTGGTCCGAACTCCAATTTATTGAAAATGACGGACATTACATCCGATTTAAACAAAAGAAAACCGAAGGACTTCAAACAATCCCTATTTCTGATGAAGCTTTTTATATTCTAGGCAAAACAGGTGGCGAAAACAAAGATGAGAGAGTCTTTAAAAATCTAAAAAAATGGGAAGTAGACAGAGTTTTGCCTATATGGATAGCAGATGCCGGCATTAACAAACACATTACCTTTCACTGTTTTCGTCATACTTATGCAACTTTACAAGTTTCTTCGGGTACAGATATTTTCACCGTCTCTAAAATGCTAGGGCATAAAAGTGTAAAAACAACGCAGATCTACACAAAAATTATTGATGAGAAAAAGAGAGAAGCTGCAGAAAGAATTACTCTAAAATAG
- a CDS encoding helix-turn-helix domain-containing protein, producing the protein MDEFTFENLPVVVGKLYLKVDKIEQLLQELSHSHFNKSEELLTIEAAAKFLKLSVATIYSKVCRNEIPANKQGKRLYFYRTELLEWISAGRIKTKTEIQNELRRDHTKIF; encoded by the coding sequence ATGGATGAGTTTACGTTCGAAAATTTACCTGTTGTAGTTGGTAAGTTATATCTAAAAGTTGATAAGATAGAGCAGCTGCTTCAGGAGTTAAGCCATTCCCATTTCAATAAATCAGAAGAGCTTCTTACTATAGAGGCAGCCGCTAAATTTTTAAAACTATCAGTAGCTACAATTTACTCAAAAGTATGCAGGAATGAAATACCTGCAAATAAGCAAGGTAAAAGGCTTTATTTTTATCGAACTGAATTGTTGGAATGGATTAGTGCAGGTAGAATAAAAACTAAAACAGAGATACAAAATGAGCTAAGACGCGATCATACTAAAATTTTTTAA
- a CDS encoding TraM recognition domain-containing protein, which yields MEQLEGQIASTKISMARLSSAQLYYVLSGNDFTLDINNPEEPKIVCMGNNPLKIQTYGAVLSLYVSRLIKQVNQKDRIKSSLIFDEFPTIYLNNMDSLIATARSNKVSTCLGIQDFSQLRKDYGREQADVIVNIVGNIVSGQVSGDTAKQLSERFGKIMQDRESISINSSDTSISRSKQLEAALPASKISSLSSGEFIGITADNPNCKIELKTFHSEIINDHEQLKIEERSYQGISSVRIINNVIIERNYLQIKEDISEIVNSEMERLIHDPALSHLVIKKKK from the coding sequence ATGGAGCAGCTGGAGGGACAGATAGCATCTACTAAGATATCTATGGCAAGGCTTTCCAGTGCACAGCTTTACTATGTGCTCTCTGGAAATGACTTCACACTTGACATTAATAATCCTGAAGAGCCCAAGATTGTCTGCATGGGAAACAACCCGCTTAAAATTCAAACCTATGGCGCTGTTCTCTCGCTTTATGTGAGCAGGCTCATTAAGCAGGTAAACCAGAAAGACAGGATTAAAAGCAGTCTCATATTTGATGAATTCCCGACCATCTATCTCAATAATATGGACAGCCTGATCGCCACGGCAAGAAGCAATAAAGTAAGCACCTGTTTGGGGATTCAAGACTTCAGCCAGCTGCGCAAGGATTACGGCCGCGAACAGGCGGATGTAATTGTTAACATAGTTGGAAATATTGTTTCAGGACAGGTCAGCGGAGACACGGCCAAACAGCTCTCCGAACGTTTTGGAAAAATAATGCAGGACCGCGAGAGTATTTCCATAAACAGCTCGGATACCTCAATCAGCAGATCAAAACAGTTGGAAGCTGCATTGCCTGCTTCTAAAATTTCCAGTTTGAGTTCCGGTGAATTTATAGGCATAACAGCCGATAATCCCAACTGTAAAATAGAACTCAAAACATTTCATTCGGAAATAATCAATGATCACGAGCAGCTTAAAATAGAAGAACGCTCCTATCAGGGAATTAGCTCTGTTCGTATTATAAACAACGTAATTATTGAACGCAATTATCTTCAGATAAAAGAAGATATATCCGAAATTGTAAATTCAGAAATGGAGCGCCTTATCCATGACCCTGCTCTGTCTCATTTAGTTATCAAAAAGAAAAAATAA
- a CDS encoding DUF1810 domain-containing protein — protein MEKQYDLDRFLEAQQQSYNNALLEIRAGRKQTHWMWFIFPQLRGLGFTDYNIFYGIENLKEASKYFNHPILGRRLDEITCAMLQIENKTALEILGRPDERKLKSCMTLFSLLPDTSECFRQVFDKYYNGELDEKTLQIIKESGS, from the coding sequence ATGGAAAAGCAATATGATCTGGACCGTTTTTTGGAAGCGCAGCAGCAATCCTATAACAATGCACTGCTGGAAATCAGAGCAGGAAGAAAACAGACCCACTGGATGTGGTTTATATTCCCGCAGCTAAGAGGGCTGGGCTTCACGGATTACAATATCTTTTACGGCATTGAAAACCTGAAGGAGGCTTCAAAGTATTTCAATCATCCGATTCTGGGCAGACGGCTTGATGAAATTACATGTGCAATGCTCCAAATCGAGAACAAAACGGCACTGGAAATCCTTGGGAGGCCAGATGAAAGAAAGCTAAAATCCTGCATGACGCTGTTCAGCCTTCTGCCTGATACGTCTGAATGTTTCAGGCAGGTGTTTGACAAATATTACAATGGAGAGCTGGACGAAAAGACACTGCAGATTATAAAAGAATCGGGCAGTTAA
- a CDS encoding tetratricopeptide repeat protein, whose amino-acid sequence MDAISPDFTEKTKKILAKMASERCCLCEEITSIPNSSDSNYVRIGEAAHISGARKSSDLRFIENLTNEDRKNHTNGIWLCSNCHTTIDQDEIFFTIDKLHKIRAEHYQRIRNGRYSKSSFTKIDELNAEIIKLNQKIKDKEKLLQQSDKIFQIEITDLRMKIQNLIQQKEKLWEDYNSILINIEQADQFDEIYRLVFEENNLERALEYLSDDKLEKEEKKLARQYILKADIFKLQNKKEAAQYYRKAYAVHQSFNVAKFYIRYLDDIRNFNSLAEFMIEILETGLNIEDRIALNGQLGTIYSKINPDLAEKYYKTAINLIDQKIEHDPHYYTLKAGFLNYLGASYKNNNNLVAALSACEESLTIFISGKIPLEDKEIVFYELAALYNTIARIYILNQNYVEAEQYVHLAVKIAKEKINDEGELLATIYINFCSLFNLSNSTDNKAFVEIVDQTISIFTALYEKNPLQFVEKLVASHCKKAEFSFALNHIEEFHHHLAVSEIISQQFVELHQKGFEFLLSEIYIRRASFYIISGDSKMASEQVDKALLYFENSQFNDSDTISKYASLSLLKCRLTDNRDQKKNLLVRVKQKMKPFINNNSTSLYIYNEIQQELKKI is encoded by the coding sequence ATGGATGCCATTTCTCCCGACTTTACCGAAAAAACAAAGAAAATATTAGCAAAAATGGCTAGTGAGCGCTGCTGTTTATGTGAAGAAATTACCAGTATTCCAAATTCTTCTGATTCGAACTATGTGCGGATAGGTGAAGCGGCGCATATATCCGGAGCAAGGAAATCATCGGACCTCAGATTTATTGAAAATCTGACTAATGAAGACAGGAAAAATCATACCAATGGTATCTGGCTTTGCAGTAACTGCCATACTACAATAGATCAGGATGAGATTTTTTTCACCATTGATAAACTGCATAAAATACGGGCAGAACATTATCAAAGAATACGAAACGGCCGCTACAGCAAAAGTTCATTTACAAAAATTGATGAACTTAATGCAGAAATAATAAAGCTCAATCAAAAAATTAAAGATAAAGAAAAATTGCTCCAGCAGAGTGACAAGATTTTTCAAATTGAAATTACCGATCTTCGCATGAAGATCCAGAATTTAATTCAGCAGAAAGAAAAACTTTGGGAAGACTACAATTCTATTCTAATCAACATTGAGCAGGCGGATCAGTTTGACGAAATATACAGGCTAGTCTTCGAAGAAAATAATCTGGAACGTGCTTTAGAGTATTTATCTGACGATAAACTTGAGAAGGAAGAAAAGAAATTAGCGAGGCAGTACATCTTAAAAGCAGATATTTTTAAGCTTCAAAATAAAAAGGAAGCAGCTCAATACTACCGCAAGGCATATGCAGTCCATCAAAGCTTTAATGTTGCCAAATTCTATATCCGTTACCTGGACGATATCCGCAATTTTAATTCTTTAGCAGAATTTATGATAGAAATTCTTGAAACAGGTCTTAATATTGAAGACAGGATAGCACTAAACGGACAGCTTGGAACCATCTACAGCAAAATAAATCCAGACCTAGCCGAAAAATATTATAAGACTGCTATAAATTTAATCGACCAGAAGATTGAACATGACCCTCACTATTATACCTTAAAAGCAGGATTTCTAAATTATTTGGGCGCCTCTTATAAAAACAATAATAATCTGGTTGCAGCTCTTTCGGCATGTGAAGAATCATTAACAATTTTCATCTCTGGAAAAATCCCCCTTGAAGATAAAGAAATAGTATTTTATGAGTTGGCGGCACTGTATAACACAATCGCTCGCATTTATATTTTAAATCAAAATTACGTGGAAGCTGAGCAATATGTACACCTAGCAGTAAAAATTGCAAAAGAAAAAATTAACGATGAAGGGGAATTACTGGCTACCATCTATATAAATTTCTGCAGTCTCTTTAATCTGTCAAATTCGACAGACAATAAGGCATTCGTTGAGATTGTTGATCAAACCATCTCCATTTTCACCGCCCTTTATGAAAAAAATCCCCTTCAGTTTGTTGAAAAACTAGTAGCATCACACTGCAAAAAAGCGGAGTTCAGTTTTGCCCTTAATCATATTGAAGAGTTTCACCATCACCTTGCCGTATCTGAAATTATTTCACAGCAGTTTGTCGAGCTTCACCAGAAGGGATTTGAATTTCTTCTCTCAGAAATATACATTCGTAGAGCTAGTTTTTACATAATTTCAGGGGATTCTAAAATGGCATCCGAACAGGTTGATAAAGCACTGCTTTATTTTGAGAATTCACAGTTCAATGACTCTGATACCATTTCGAAATATGCCTCTTTATCACTTTTGAAATGCAGGCTTACCGATAATAGGGATCAAAAGAAAAATCTCTTAGTTAGAGTAAAACAAAAGATGAAGCCGTTTATAAATAATAACTCAACCTCATTATATATTTATAATGAAATTCAACAGGAACTTAAAAAAATATAA